A single genomic interval of Chloracidobacterium validum harbors:
- a CDS encoding cation:proton antiporter, translated as MSAYHTIAILLTLAALAAYVNIRWIRLPTTIGLMAISLVISFALLALGEMGLVPLRAFAQFVSSIDFGDVLLHGMLGFLLFAGAMHVHVEDLRLAKYPVGILSTIGVVLSTLVTGTLFYYSANVLGLSLTYLESLLFGALIAPTDPIAVLGIVKKVGAPKQLETKIAGESLFNDGVGVVVFLTLLGVYLEPASLSAVGVAKLFAQEALGGALLGFITAWAAYFMLKTVDAYQVEVLITLALVTGTYALAEALHLSAPIAVVIAGLFIGNRGRIKAMSDETRLRLDVFWELVDEILNAVLFFLIGLELIVIALQPTYFVIGLLAIVASLVGRAAGVGLTITTLRFKQWLPPGTIRILTWSGLRGGISIALALALPPSPARDVIVAATYVVVVFSILVQGLTVGPLVAYFVAAQGSSTDDADAAPAGETA; from the coding sequence ATGTCTGCCTACCACACGATTGCTATCTTGCTGACGCTGGCGGCGTTGGCCGCGTATGTCAACATTCGGTGGATTCGCTTACCGACGACGATCGGGCTGATGGCGATTTCGCTGGTCATTTCGTTCGCACTGCTTGCGCTCGGTGAAATGGGACTCGTCCCACTGCGGGCCTTCGCGCAGTTTGTGAGTTCGATTGATTTTGGCGACGTACTGTTGCACGGCATGCTGGGCTTCCTGCTGTTTGCCGGAGCCATGCACGTCCATGTCGAAGACCTCCGGCTGGCGAAGTATCCGGTTGGGATCCTCTCAACCATTGGCGTCGTGCTGTCCACACTCGTGACTGGGACGCTCTTTTACTACTCAGCCAATGTTCTGGGGTTGTCGCTCACCTACTTGGAGTCCCTGCTCTTCGGAGCGCTGATTGCGCCAACCGATCCGATCGCCGTCCTGGGCATCGTCAAGAAGGTCGGCGCGCCGAAGCAGCTCGAAACCAAAATTGCCGGCGAGTCACTTTTCAACGACGGCGTTGGCGTGGTGGTCTTTCTGACACTGCTTGGGGTGTACCTGGAGCCGGCGTCACTGAGCGCCGTTGGGGTTGCCAAGCTCTTTGCGCAGGAAGCACTTGGGGGCGCACTGCTCGGCTTCATCACCGCTTGGGCGGCCTACTTCATGCTCAAAACCGTAGATGCCTACCAAGTTGAGGTGCTCATCACTTTGGCGCTCGTCACCGGCACGTACGCGCTCGCCGAAGCCCTGCATCTGTCGGCGCCGATTGCCGTCGTCATCGCCGGACTCTTTATCGGCAACCGTGGACGGATCAAGGCCATGTCGGACGAAACGCGCCTGCGGCTCGATGTTTTTTGGGAACTGGTTGACGAGATTCTCAACGCCGTGCTCTTTTTCCTCATTGGCTTGGAACTGATCGTCATCGCGCTTCAGCCGACTTACTTCGTGATTGGACTGCTGGCCATCGTGGCGTCGCTCGTCGGACGCGCCGCCGGCGTCGGACTGACGATCACGACCTTGCGGTTCAAGCAGTGGCTTCCGCCGGGAACGATTCGCATTCTGACCTGGAGTGGCTTGCGGGGCGGCATTTCAATTGCCCTTGCCCTGGCGCTCCCGCCATCGCCGGCGCGCGACGTGATTGTCGCGGCGACTTACGTGGTGGTTGTGTTCTCGATCCTGGTTCAGGGGCTGACGGTTGGGCCGCTCGTTGCCTATTTCGTGGCAGCGCAAGGCAGCTCAACCGACGACGCGGACGCAGCCCCAGCGGGGGAAACGGCCTGA
- the rfaE2 gene encoding D-glycero-beta-D-manno-heptose 1-phosphate adenylyltransferase, giving the protein MESNRKLCSLSEATARVTDWRRAGKRIVLANGCFDLLHVGHVRYLQAARACGDALIVGVNDDAAVRELKGPNRPVTPAAERAEILAALACVDAVVIFPELTVENLLQTLRPDVHAKGTDYTPETVPERDIVRAYGGEVAIVGDPKAHATSALLDRLRQ; this is encoded by the coding sequence ATGGAATCGAATCGGAAGCTGTGTTCTCTATCAGAAGCGACGGCGCGCGTCACGGACTGGCGGCGCGCCGGGAAGCGGATTGTGCTGGCCAATGGGTGCTTTGACTTGCTACATGTTGGTCACGTTCGCTACTTGCAGGCGGCGCGAGCCTGTGGCGACGCGCTCATCGTTGGTGTCAACGATGATGCGGCCGTCCGGGAACTCAAGGGTCCAAATCGCCCTGTCACCCCCGCCGCCGAGCGGGCTGAAATCCTCGCCGCGCTGGCCTGTGTGGATGCCGTCGTGATTTTCCCTGAACTGACAGTCGAAAACCTGCTGCAAACCCTCCGCCCAGACGTTCACGCCAAAGGCACGGACTACACACCGGAGACCGTTCCTGAGCGCGATATTGTTCGCGCCTACGGTGGCGAGGTCGCCATCGTAGGCGACCCCAAAGCGCATGCCACGAGCGCACTGCTCGACCGGCTCCGCCAGTGA
- a CDS encoding LamB/YcsF family protein, whose protein sequence is MATIDLNADLGESFGAWTMGHDEALLRYVSAVNLACGFHAGDPHTLRKGIVQALAHNVAIGAHPSYPDLLGFGRRDMALTPDEVFDCVLYQVAAVKGMCEALGGRLHHVKPHGALYNRAARDAAVAAAIADAVRRIDDRLVLYGLAGSCLMTEGTAAGLRTAGEAFADRRYGPDGTLVPRSQPDALITTTDEAVAQVRRIVHQQQVVAGDGSLVSVRATTLCLHGDGPQALAFAQAIRQALEADGVSIAPPYAAAP, encoded by the coding sequence ATGGCGACCATTGACCTCAATGCCGACCTGGGCGAAAGCTTTGGTGCATGGACCATGGGGCACGACGAAGCCCTGCTTCGCTATGTCTCTGCCGTCAACTTGGCCTGTGGCTTCCACGCCGGCGACCCGCACACCCTGCGGAAAGGTATTGTCCAGGCACTGGCTCACAACGTAGCGATTGGCGCGCACCCAAGTTACCCTGATTTGCTCGGCTTCGGCCGGCGCGACATGGCGCTGACCCCAGACGAAGTCTTCGACTGCGTGCTGTATCAAGTGGCAGCCGTCAAAGGCATGTGCGAAGCTCTTGGCGGACGGCTTCACCACGTCAAGCCCCACGGGGCGCTCTACAACCGCGCTGCGCGCGATGCTGCCGTTGCCGCCGCCATCGCTGATGCCGTCCGGCGGATTGACGACCGACTCGTTTTGTACGGGCTGGCCGGAAGTTGCCTGATGACCGAAGGCACAGCGGCCGGCCTGCGCACGGCCGGCGAGGCCTTTGCCGACCGGCGGTATGGCCCAGATGGCACGCTCGTTCCACGGTCGCAGCCGGATGCGCTAATCACGACTACGGATGAAGCCGTCGCTCAGGTGCGGCGCATTGTCCATCAGCAGCAGGTTGTTGCCGGGGATGGGAGTCTGGTTTCCGTCCGTGCCACGACACTTTGTCTCCATGGCGACGGACCGCAGGCGCTGGCGTTCGCGCAAGCCATTCGTCAGGCACTCGAAGCCGACGGCGTCAGCATCGCCCCACCATACGCTGCCGCGCCATGA